The following is a genomic window from Aeromonas sp. FDAARGOS 1405.
CATCGCCTACAACACCGAAGAGTTCGTCGAGATCTGCGAGCGCGGTCTGGACTTGTCGCCGACCAAAGAGCTGCTCATCGACGAGTCGCTGATTGGCTGGAAAGAGTACGAGATGGAGGTGGTGCGGGATCGCAACGACAACTGCATCATCGTCTGCGCCATCGAAAACTTCGACCCCATGGGTATCCACACCGGTGACTCCATCACGGTCGCGCCAGCCCAGACGCTGACCGACAAGGAGTACCAGCTGATGCGCAACGCCTCCATGGCGGTGCTGCGCGAAATCGGCGTCGAGACCGGCGGCTCCAACGTCCAGTTCGGTATCAACCCGAAAGATGGCCGCATGGTCATCATCGAGATGAACCCGCGGGTGTCGCGCTCCTCTGCGCTGGCCTCCAAGGCGACCGGTTTCCCCATCGCCAAGATCGCAGCCAAACTCGCCATCGGTTACACCCTGGACGAGTTGATGAACGACATCACCGGCGGCCGTACTCCGGCCTCCTTCGAGCCGGCCATCGACTACGTGGTTACCAAAGTGCCGCGCTTCAACTTCGAGAAGTTCGCCGGTGCCAACGACCGTCTGACCACCCAGATGAAGTCGGTCGGCGAAGTGATGGCCATCGGCCGCAACTTCCAGGAGTCCCTGCACAAGGCCCTGCGCAGCCTCGAGACCGGCAAAACCGGCTTCGACCCCATGGTTGACCTCAATGCCCCGGACTCCCTGACCCGCATCCGTCACGAGCTGCAGGACGCCGGTAGTGACCGTATCTTCTACATCGCCGATGCGTTCCGCGCAGGCCTCTCCATGGACGGCATCTTCAAGCTGACCAAGATTGACCCCTGGTTCCTGGTGCAGATTGAAGAGCTGGTGAAGCTGGAAGAAGAGGTGAAAGAGCGCGGCATGGCCGGTCTCGATGCCGACTTCCTGCGCGCCCTCAAGCGCAAGGGCTTTGCCGATGCGCGTCTGGCCAAGATCCTCGGTGTGGCCGAAGGGGAAGTGCGCAAGCTGCGGGCCCGCCACAACATCTTCCCGGTCTACAAGCGGGTCGATACCTGTGCCGCCGAGTTCGCCACCAACACCGCCTACATGTACTCCAGCTATGACGAGGAGTGCGAAGCCAACCCCACTGACCGCGACAAGATCATGGTCATCGGTGGCGGCCCGAACCGTATCGGTCAGGGCATCGAGTTTGACTACTGCTGCGTACACGCGGCGCTGGCCCTGCGCGAAGACGGTTACGAGACCATCATGGTCAACTGCAACCCGGAGACCGTCTCCACCGACTACGACACCTCGGATCGCCTCTACTTCGAGCCGGTGACGCTGGAAGATGTGCTGGAAATCGTGCGCATCGAGAAACCCAAGGGCGTTATCGTCCAGTACGGTGGCCAGACCCCACTGAAACTGGCCCGCGCACTGGAAGCCAACGGCGTGCCGATTATCGGTACCAGCCCGGATGCCATCGACCGCGCCGAAGACCGCGAGCGCTTCCAGTCTGCCGTCGAGCGCCTCGGTCTCAAGCAGCCGGAAAACGGCACCGTCACCGCGCTGGAGCAGGCGGTCGTGGTGGCCGAGCGCATCACCTACCCGCTGGTGGTTCGCCCCTCCTACGTGCTGGGTGGCCGCGCCATGGAGATCGTCTACGACGAGACCGACCTGCGTCGCTACTTCGCCGAGGCGGTGAGCGTCTCCAACGAATCGCCGGTACTGCTGGACCGCTTCCTGGACGATGCCACCGAACTGGACGTGGATGCCATCTGCGACGGTACCGATGTAGTCATCGGCGGCATCATGGAGCACATCGAGCAGGCCGGTATCCACTCCGGTGACTCCGGCTGCTCCCTGCCTCCTTACACCTTGTCCAAGAAGATTCAGGACGAGATCCGCGAGCAGGTGTGCAAACTGGCGCTGGAGCTCGGCGTTATCGGCCTGATGAACGTGCAGTTCGCGGTCAAGGGCAATGACATCTACCTCATCGAGGTGAACCCGCGTGCCGCCCGTACCGTGCCGTTCGTCTCCAAGGCGACCGGTGCACCGCTGGCCAAGATTGCCGCCCGCGTGATGGCCGGTCAGAGCCTGAAAGAGCAGGGCTTTACCAAAGAGATCATCCCGCCCTACTACTCGGTGAAAGAGGTGGTGCTGCCGTTCGCCAAGTTCCCGGGGGTTGACCCGCTGCTGGGGCCGGAGATGCGCTCCACCGGCGAAGTGATGGGGGTAGGCAGCAGCTTTGCCGAGGCCTATGCCAAGGCGCAGCTGGGTGCCAACCACGCCGTACCGAAAGAGGGTCGTGCCCTCTTGTCTGTGCGTCACAGTGACAAGGCGCAGGTGGTTGACTTGGCTGCCAAGCTGCTGGAGCTGGGCTACGAGCTGGATGCCACTCACGGCACCGCGGTCGCGCTGGGTGAGGCGAGCATCAACCCGCGCCTGGTCAACAAGGTGCACGAAGGTCGCCCGCACATTCTCGACCGCATCAAGAATGGCGAGTACACCTACATCGTCAACACCGCCGAAGGGCGGGTGGCGA
Proteins encoded in this region:
- the carB gene encoding carbamoyl-phosphate synthase large subunit — translated: MPKRNDLQSILILGAGPIVIGQACEFDYSGAQACKALREEGYRVILVNSNPATIMTDPEMADATYIEPITWEVVREIIKKERPDAILPTMGGQTALNCALALEKHGVLAEFGVEMIGATADAIDKAEDRSRFDKAMRSIGLECPRAGIAHNMEEAWGVQQMVGFPCIIRPSFTMGGSGGGIAYNTEEFVEICERGLDLSPTKELLIDESLIGWKEYEMEVVRDRNDNCIIVCAIENFDPMGIHTGDSITVAPAQTLTDKEYQLMRNASMAVLREIGVETGGSNVQFGINPKDGRMVIIEMNPRVSRSSALASKATGFPIAKIAAKLAIGYTLDELMNDITGGRTPASFEPAIDYVVTKVPRFNFEKFAGANDRLTTQMKSVGEVMAIGRNFQESLHKALRSLETGKTGFDPMVDLNAPDSLTRIRHELQDAGSDRIFYIADAFRAGLSMDGIFKLTKIDPWFLVQIEELVKLEEEVKERGMAGLDADFLRALKRKGFADARLAKILGVAEGEVRKLRARHNIFPVYKRVDTCAAEFATNTAYMYSSYDEECEANPTDRDKIMVIGGGPNRIGQGIEFDYCCVHAALALREDGYETIMVNCNPETVSTDYDTSDRLYFEPVTLEDVLEIVRIEKPKGVIVQYGGQTPLKLARALEANGVPIIGTSPDAIDRAEDRERFQSAVERLGLKQPENGTVTALEQAVVVAERITYPLVVRPSYVLGGRAMEIVYDETDLRRYFAEAVSVSNESPVLLDRFLDDATELDVDAICDGTDVVIGGIMEHIEQAGIHSGDSGCSLPPYTLSKKIQDEIREQVCKLALELGVIGLMNVQFAVKGNDIYLIEVNPRAARTVPFVSKATGAPLAKIAARVMAGQSLKEQGFTKEIIPPYYSVKEVVLPFAKFPGVDPLLGPEMRSTGEVMGVGSSFAEAYAKAQLGANHAVPKEGRALLSVRHSDKAQVVDLAAKLLELGYELDATHGTAVALGEASINPRLVNKVHEGRPHILDRIKNGEYTYIVNTAEGRVAIQDSKQLRRAALQNKVAYTTTMNEAFATCMAISVDATANVNSVQELHERVNNR